From a region of the Arachis ipaensis cultivar K30076 chromosome B09, Araip1.1, whole genome shotgun sequence genome:
- the LOC107618710 gene encoding UDP-glycosyltransferase 84B1 codes for MASDEKTELHVLLVAFSAQGHINPLLRFGKSLLTRGLHVTLATTELVYLRVFKKPTDDDTIPASITVNGIHVVFFSDGFVSEPELKSTSVDDFMESIGKSGPISISNIIKDHFLSNTSKKLACIINNPFVPWVADVAAEFGIPCACLWIQPCALYAIYYRFYNNLNSFPTLHNPNIQVQLPGLPLLQPQDLPSFVLPSNTFGSFQKVLADMLQFQHMKKLKWILANSFYELEKDVIDSMAEIFPIKPVGPLVPPSLLLGSDDDDDVGINMWKPQDSCMEWLNQKPRSSVIYISFGSLVVLSENQWKSIADAVVRSKRPFLWVIKLKDGSVQDPSQIPSASFLEETKEQGMVVPWCPQTKVLSHDSIACFLTHCGWNSMLEAITAGVPMIAYPQWTDQPTNAKLISDVFGTGIRLRQDDGGEGFVATDEVERAIEEIFVGPRAEEIRKNARVLKQAARDAVAEGGSSDRNIQCFVDEILQNQR; via the coding sequence ATGGCTTCCGACGAAAAAACAGAGCTCCACGTTCTGTTGGTGGCGTTTTCAGCGCAAGGCCACATCAACCCGCTCCTGAGGTTCGGCAAAAGCCTCTTAACAAGAGGCCTCCACGTCACACTCGCCACCACCGAACTTGTTTACCTCCGCGTCTTCAAGAAGCCCACCGACGACGACACCATCCCTGCCTCCATAACCGTCAACGGAATCCACGTAGTCTTCTTCTCCGACGGCTTTGTATCAGAGCCAGAGCTCAAAAGCACCAGCGTCGACGACTTCATGGAATCAATAGGAAAATCAGGTCCCATCAGCATCTCCAATATCATCAAAGATCACTTCCTAAGTAACACTTCCAAGAAGCTAGCATGCATAATCAACAACCCCTTTGTTCCATGGGTTGCTGACGTGGCAGCAGAGTTCGGAATCCCATGCGCATGTCTCTGGATTCAACCATGTGCTCTCTACGCCATTTATTACCGCTTCTACAACAATCTCAACTCCTTCCCAACTCTCCACAACCCTAACATCCAAGTCCAGCTTCCCGGTCTTCCATTGCTGCAACCACAAGACCTTCCATCTTTTGTTCTCCCGTCAAACACTTTCGGAAGCTTCCAGAAAGTATTAGCCGACATGTTGCAGTTCCAacacatgaagaagctcaagtGGATTCTCGCCAATTCGTTCTACGAGCTCGAGAAAGATGTGATAGACTCCATGGCTGAGATTTTTCCTATCAAACCGGTGGGTCCGTTGGTTCCTCCGTCGTTGCTGCTAGGTTCAGACGACGATGACGACGTTGGAATCAATATGTGGAAGCCACAAGACTCGTGCATGGAGTGGCTCAACCAAAAGCCACGCTCTTCGGTTATATACATATCGTTCGGAAGCCTCGTGGTGTTATCGGAAAATCAATGGAAGAGCATAGCGGACGCTGTTGTTCGGAGTAAACGACCGTTTCTTTGGGTGATAAAGCTTAAAGATGGGTCCGTACAAGATCCGTCGCAAATTCCGTCAGCGAGTTTCTTGGAAGAGACGAAAGAGCAGGGCATGGTGGTGCCATGGTGCCCGCAGACGAAGGTTCTTTCACACGATTCCATTGCGTGTTTCTTGACTCACTGTGGTTGGAACTCGATGCTGGAAGCCATAACTGCAGGGGTTCCGATGATTGCGTATCCGCAGTGGACGGATCAACCAACGAATGCGAAGCTCATTTCGGATGTGTTTGGAACGGGGATCCGGCTCCGGCAAGACGACGGCGGCGAAGGGTTCGTTGCGACGGATGAGGTGGAAAGAGCCATTGAAGAGATTTTTGTGGGCCCCCGAGCAGAGGAGATTAGGAAGAACGCCAGAGTGCTGAAACAGGCGGCGAGGGATGCGGTGGCTGAGGGTGGTTCATCTGACCGAAATATCCAATGTTTCGTGGACGAGATTCTTCAAAATCAGAGATGA
- the LOC107618277 gene encoding putative UDP-glucose glucosyltransferase, whose product MGSEAAIHVLLISFPAQGHINPLLRLGKCLAARGLFVTFSTTEDAGKDIRNANNIAEKFVAPVGDGFLKFEFFDDGLQDDDPIRKNLADHTKHLEVVGKRFVSQMIKKHAESNQPISCIINNPFFPWVCDVALEHGVPSALLWIQSTAVFTAYYHYHHKLVSFPSHDQPYIDVNLPSVTLKHNEIPDFLHPFSPFPILGTVILEQFKNLSKPFCILVDTYEELEKDFISFFSKSMSIRPVGPLFKNPKARMGGSNIRGDMITKSANCVEWLNSREPRSVVYISFGSLVYHPQEQIDEIAHGLLESEVSFLWVLKLPPKDWNVKPHVLPEGFVEKTAERGKVVQWSPQEEVLSHPSVACFVTHCGWNSTMESLASGVPMLTFPAWGDQNTNAKFIVDVFGAGIRLGYSQAENKIVNRDEVKKCLLEAMVGEKAEQLQQNALKWKKAAEDAISDGGSSDRNLDAFVEDIKNRGAAALNVISSINNNNKIPY is encoded by the coding sequence ATGGGGTCTGAAGCTGCCATACACGTCTTGCTGATTTCGTTTCCAGCACAGGGACACATAAACCCTCTCCTAAGGCTAGGAAAGTGCTTGGCCGCCAGGGGCTTATTCGTCACTTTCTCCACCACCGAGGATGCTGGCAAGGACATCAGAAACGCCAACAACATCGCCGAGAAGTTCGTTGCTCCGGTTGGCGATGGTTTCCTCAAGTTCGAGTTCTTCGACGATGGCTTACAGGACGACGATCCCATCAGGAAGAATCTGGCAGATCACACGAAGCATCTGGAAGTTGTCGGCAAGAGATTCGTTTCTCAAATGATCAAGAAGCACGCAGAGTCAAACCAACCAATCTCTTGCATCATAAACAACCCTTTCTTCCCGTGGGTTTGCGACGTTGCTCTAGAACACGGTGTTCCTTCTGCTCTCTTGTGGATTCAGTCAACGGCAGTCTTCACCGCTTACTATCACTACCACCACAAACTGGTTAGCTTCCCTTCACACGATCAACCTTACATCGATGTTAATTTACCTTCCGTTACGCTCAAACACAACGAGATCCCAGATTTCTTGCACCCTTTCAGTCCCTTCCCGATTCTGGGAACAGTCATATTAGAACAGTTCAAGAACTTGTCCAAACCCTTCTGCATCTTGGTGGACACATACGAGGAGTTAGAGAAGGATTTCATCAGCTTCTTCTCAAAATCAATGAGCATAAGGCCCGTGGGCCCGTTGTTCAAGAACCCGAAAGCAAGAATGGGAGGAAGTAACATTCGTGGAGACATGATAACAAAGTCAGCGAACTGCGTTGAATGGCTGAACTCGAGAGAACCGCGTTCGGTGGTTTACATAAGCTTCGGGAGCTTGGTGTACCACCCGCAGGAGCAAATAGACGAAATTGCCCATGGGCTTTTGGAGTCTGAGGTGTCGTTTTTGTGGGTTTTGAAGCTGCCACCTAAGGACTGGAACGTGAAGCCGCATGTTCTTCCAGAAGGGTTCGTTGAGAAGACTGCTGAAAGGGGAAAAGTGGTTCAATGGAGTCCACAAGAGGAGGTTCTGTCACATCCTTCTGTGGCGTGTTTTGTCACTCACTGTGGTTGGAACTCTACAATGGAATCACTGGCTTCTGGTGTTCCAATGTTGACTTTTCCTGCCTGGGGTGACCAGAACACCAATGCCAAGTTCATCGTCGATGTTTTTGGCGCTGGGATCAGGTTGGGTTATAGCCAAGCAGAGAATAAGATCGTTAACAGAGACGAGGTTAAGAAGTGTTTGTTAGAAGCTATGGTTGGGGAAAAAGCAGAGCAGTTGCAGCAGAACGCATTGAAGTGGAAGAAAGCGGCTGAGGATGCTATCTCTGACGGTGGTTCTTCTGATCGGAATCTTGATGCCTTTGTTGAAGATATCAAGAACCGTGGTGCTGCTGCTCTTAATGTCATTAGCAGcatcaacaataataataagaTTCCATATTAA